A DNA window from Actinomadura coerulea contains the following coding sequences:
- a CDS encoding ABC transporter ATP-binding protein — MTDVVLDGVDKVYPGGHAAVRNVRLRINDGELFVLLGPSGCGKSTILRMIAGLEEITGGDLWLNGTVANDLPPRDRNVAMVFQEGALYPHRTVKGNMMFPLEVSGDDRAEASAKVVELARALGINTMIDRLPRTLSGGQRQRAAIGRALIREPSLFLMDEPLSSLDAGLRTELRVEIAALVRSSGTTTVYVTHDQVEAMTMADRMAVLRDGVLEDVGTPEQIYEDPATVFVAAFLSSPPINLLQATLWAVEGQGLMLDLGPQRLTLPWDDPRASALISHQGRPVIVGIRPDTMMPIAPGSPAPSGTVLSGQVRALEFHGHEWLAYAEAGIPTVDANEVGRPERPPVLAEERAGLRDRVRALFGRPAEAQEPAEEHAGHHRRSDLVFRIAPGGRPDRGERVALAVDLDRVLFFGADGRRITPVHR, encoded by the coding sequence ATGACGGATGTTGTGCTGGACGGCGTCGACAAGGTGTATCCCGGCGGGCACGCGGCGGTCCGCAACGTCCGCCTGCGCATCAACGACGGGGAGCTGTTCGTCCTCCTCGGACCGTCCGGCTGCGGCAAGTCGACCATCCTGCGCATGATCGCCGGGCTGGAGGAGATCACCGGCGGGGACCTGTGGCTGAACGGCACCGTGGCCAACGACCTGCCGCCGCGCGACCGCAACGTGGCGATGGTGTTCCAGGAAGGCGCGCTCTACCCGCACCGCACGGTCAAGGGCAACATGATGTTCCCGCTGGAGGTGTCCGGGGACGACCGCGCCGAGGCCTCCGCGAAGGTCGTCGAGCTGGCGCGCGCGCTCGGCATCAACACCATGATCGACCGGTTGCCGCGCACCCTGTCGGGGGGCCAGCGGCAGCGGGCCGCGATCGGGCGGGCGCTGATCCGCGAGCCGTCGCTGTTCCTGATGGACGAGCCGCTGTCGAGCCTGGACGCGGGCCTGCGCACCGAGCTGCGCGTCGAGATCGCCGCGCTGGTGCGCTCCAGCGGCACCACCACCGTCTACGTCACGCACGACCAGGTCGAGGCCATGACGATGGCCGACCGGATGGCCGTGCTGCGCGACGGCGTCCTGGAGGACGTCGGCACCCCCGAGCAGATCTACGAGGACCCGGCGACCGTGTTCGTGGCCGCGTTCCTCAGCTCGCCTCCGATCAACCTGCTGCAGGCCACCCTGTGGGCGGTCGAGGGCCAGGGGCTGATGCTCGACCTCGGACCGCAGCGGCTCACCCTGCCCTGGGACGACCCGCGGGCGTCCGCGCTGATCAGCCATCAGGGCCGGCCCGTGATCGTCGGGATCCGCCCCGACACGATGATGCCGATCGCCCCGGGCTCGCCCGCCCCGTCCGGGACCGTCCTGTCCGGCCAGGTCCGCGCGCTCGAGTTCCACGGCCACGAGTGGCTCGCCTACGCCGAGGCCGGCATCCCCACGGTGGACGCGAACGAGGTCGGGCGTCCCGAGCGGCCCCCGGTCCTCGCGGAGGAGCGGGCCGGGCTGCGCGACCGGGTGCGGGCGCTGTTCGGCAGGCCGGCCGAGGCGCAGGAGCCGGCCGAGGAGCACGCGGGCCACCACCGGCGGTCCGACCTCGTCTTCCGCATCGCGCCCGGCGGGCGGCCCGACCGGGGCGAACGCGTCGCGCTGGCGGTCGACCTGGACCGTGTCCTGTTCTTCGGCGCGGACGGCCGGCGCATCACGCCCGTTCACCGCTAG
- a CDS encoding NAD(P)/FAD-dependent oxidoreductase — translation MPEETFVIAGAGLAGAKAAETLREEGFAGRVLLVGEEIERPYERPPLSKGFLLDKEPRDKAHVHEADWYDKHDVELRVGTSVAAVDRGAHQVRLSTREPIAYDKLLLATGASPRRLDVPGSKLQGIHYLRTMADSAALKQALAPGGRRVVVAGAGWIGLEAAAAAREHGNEVTLIEPEPVPLHAAMGPELGGMFADLHREHGVVLRMDEGVAGFWGAGQVSAVVTSGGAEVPADVVIVGIGVRPNSRLAEEAGLEVSDGILVDQSLRTSDPDIYAAGDVANAYHPLLGRRIRVEHWANALNGGPAAARAMLGRDVVYDQLPYFFSDQYELGMEMSGAAAPGEYDEVVYRGDVPGREFLAFWLSGGRVVAGMNVNVWDVTGDVQALIRSGRPVDAARLADPGVPLADLA, via the coding sequence ATGCCCGAGGAGACGTTCGTCATCGCCGGCGCCGGCCTGGCCGGGGCCAAGGCGGCCGAGACGCTCCGAGAGGAGGGCTTCGCGGGCAGGGTGCTGCTGGTCGGGGAGGAGATCGAGCGGCCGTACGAGCGGCCTCCGCTGTCCAAGGGCTTCCTGCTGGACAAGGAGCCCCGGGACAAGGCCCACGTCCACGAGGCGGACTGGTACGACAAGCACGACGTGGAGCTGCGGGTCGGCACGTCCGTGGCGGCCGTCGACCGGGGCGCGCACCAGGTCCGGCTGTCCACCAGGGAGCCGATCGCCTACGACAAGCTGCTGCTGGCGACCGGCGCCTCCCCGCGCCGCCTGGACGTGCCGGGCTCCAAGCTCCAGGGCATCCACTACCTGCGGACGATGGCCGACTCGGCCGCGCTGAAGCAGGCGCTGGCGCCCGGCGGCCGCCGGGTCGTGGTGGCCGGGGCGGGCTGGATCGGCCTGGAGGCGGCGGCGGCCGCCCGCGAGCACGGCAACGAGGTGACGCTCATCGAGCCGGAGCCGGTGCCGCTGCACGCCGCGATGGGGCCCGAGCTCGGCGGGATGTTCGCCGACCTGCACCGCGAGCACGGCGTCGTCCTGCGGATGGACGAGGGCGTCGCCGGGTTCTGGGGCGCGGGGCAGGTCTCGGCGGTCGTGACCTCCGGCGGCGCGGAGGTGCCCGCGGACGTCGTGATCGTCGGCATCGGGGTGCGGCCCAACAGCCGGCTCGCCGAGGAGGCCGGGCTCGAGGTGTCCGACGGGATCCTCGTCGACCAGTCGCTGCGCACGTCCGACCCCGACATCTACGCGGCCGGGGACGTCGCCAACGCCTACCATCCGCTGCTCGGCCGCCGGATCCGCGTGGAGCACTGGGCGAACGCGCTGAACGGGGGGCCCGCCGCGGCCCGCGCGATGCTCGGCCGGGACGTCGTCTACGACCAGCTCCCCTACTTCTTCAGCGACCAGTACGAACTCGGCATGGAGATGTCGGGCGCCGCGGCGCCGGGGGAGTACGACGAGGTCGTGTACCGCGGGGACGTCCCGGGACGGGAGTTCCTCGCGTTCTGGCTGTCGGGCGGGCGGGTCGTCGCCGGCATGAACGTCAACGTGTGGGACGTCACCGGGGACGTCCAGGCGCTGATCCGGTCCGGGCGCCCGGTGGACGCCGCCCGCCTCGCCGACCCCGGGGTGCCGCTCGCGGACCTGGCGTGA
- a CDS encoding deoxyguanosinetriphosphate triphosphohydrolase gives MTINVTTGYDGRDKERWAPEPPKRRDRTAFERDRARVLHSAALRRLAAKTQVASPGADAVADTVQSLRTRLTHSLECAQVGRELGKSLGCDPDLVETACLSHDIGHPPFGHNGEYALDIVARDCGGFEGNAQSLRVLTRLEPKSFAAEGPPLHGRSVGLNLTRAALDAAMKYPWSQAEAVNGKFGVYDDDADVARWVRDGAEPGRTCFEAQVMDWSDDVAYSVHDLEDALVAGHVDFVRLADAAERRLVAATAAKLYCPDAGQAELEERFAALLAEPCWPDRYDGTPRSHAALKNLTSTLIGRFCLAAEAATRDAYGDRPLTRYAAELIVPRRQRLENALLKGITAHYVWISHEEVRARQRTLITELAEMMLAGAPETLDPGFRDAFTDASDDAARLRAVIDQIASLTDLSAMARHRMLGGRGY, from the coding sequence ATGACGATCAACGTGACCACGGGCTACGACGGCCGTGACAAGGAACGCTGGGCGCCCGAGCCCCCCAAGCGGCGCGACCGCACGGCGTTCGAGCGCGACAGGGCCCGGGTGCTGCACAGCGCCGCCCTCCGCCGGCTGGCCGCCAAGACGCAGGTCGCCTCGCCCGGCGCCGACGCCGTGGCCGACACCGTGCAGAGCCTGCGCACCCGCCTCACCCACTCGCTGGAGTGCGCGCAGGTCGGCCGCGAGCTGGGCAAGTCGCTCGGCTGCGACCCCGACCTGGTGGAGACGGCCTGCCTGTCGCACGACATCGGGCATCCGCCGTTCGGGCACAACGGCGAGTACGCGCTCGACATCGTCGCCCGCGACTGCGGCGGGTTCGAGGGCAACGCGCAGAGCCTGCGTGTCCTGACCAGGCTGGAGCCCAAGTCGTTCGCCGCGGAGGGCCCGCCCCTGCACGGCCGCAGCGTCGGCCTCAACCTGACCCGCGCCGCGCTGGACGCCGCGATGAAGTACCCGTGGTCGCAGGCCGAGGCCGTGAACGGCAAGTTCGGCGTCTACGACGACGACGCGGACGTGGCGCGCTGGGTGCGCGACGGCGCCGAGCCGGGCCGCACCTGCTTCGAGGCCCAGGTCATGGACTGGAGCGACGACGTCGCCTACTCCGTCCACGACCTGGAGGACGCGCTGGTCGCCGGGCACGTCGACTTCGTCCGCCTCGCCGACGCCGCCGAGCGCCGCCTCGTCGCCGCCACGGCGGCGAAGCTGTACTGCCCCGACGCCGGCCAGGCCGAGCTGGAGGAGCGCTTCGCCGCGCTGCTCGCCGAGCCCTGCTGGCCCGACCGCTACGACGGCACCCCGCGCAGCCACGCCGCCCTCAAGAACCTGACCAGCACGCTGATCGGGCGGTTCTGCCTGGCCGCCGAGGCCGCCACGCGGGACGCCTACGGCGACCGCCCGCTCACCCGCTACGCGGCGGAGCTGATCGTGCCGCGGCGGCAGCGGCTGGAGAACGCCCTGCTCAAGGGCATCACGGCGCACTACGTGTGGATCAGCCACGAGGAGGTCAGGGCCCGCCAGCGGACGCTGATCACCGAACTCGCGGAGATGATGCTCGCGGGCGCGCCGGAGACCCTCGACCCGGGCTTCCGCGACGCGTTCACCGACGCCTCCGACGACGCCGCCCGGCTGCGCGCGGTGATCGACCAGATCGCCTCCCTGACCGACCTGTCGGCGATGGCCCGCCACCGCATGCTGGGCGGACGCGGGTACTGA
- a CDS encoding LLM class F420-dependent oxidoreductase: MRIGLQVPSFTFPGGTERIGPAFGRVAREADQGGLHSLWVMDHFFQIGAVGPPEEPMLEGYSALAYAAALTERITLGTMVTGVTYRHPGVLVKTVTTLDVLSGGRAWLGVGAAWNDEESRGLGIPFPPTAERFERLEETLRIARRMWDGDESPFEGEHYALERPLNSPPALRRPHPPILVGGGGEKKTLRFVAKYADACNLFDGDELPRKLEVLGEHCEREGRDYAEIEKTSLTFFTGTPSVGAAVDTVGRLAERGVDQVIFSQGTGQDLAGVLAEALAQTEKIVPAGR; this comes from the coding sequence ATGCGCATCGGACTTCAGGTTCCCAGCTTCACCTTTCCCGGCGGGACGGAGCGGATCGGCCCGGCGTTCGGCCGCGTCGCCCGCGAGGCCGACCAGGGCGGGCTGCACTCCCTGTGGGTGATGGACCACTTCTTCCAGATCGGCGCCGTGGGCCCGCCGGAGGAGCCCATGCTGGAGGGCTACTCCGCGCTCGCGTACGCGGCGGCGCTGACGGAGCGGATCACGCTGGGGACGATGGTCACCGGCGTCACCTACCGGCATCCGGGCGTGCTGGTCAAGACCGTGACCACGCTGGACGTCCTGTCGGGCGGGCGCGCGTGGCTCGGTGTCGGCGCCGCCTGGAACGACGAGGAGTCGCGCGGCCTCGGCATCCCGTTCCCGCCGACCGCGGAGCGGTTCGAGCGGCTGGAGGAGACGCTGCGGATCGCCCGCCGGATGTGGGACGGCGACGAGTCGCCGTTCGAGGGCGAGCACTACGCGCTGGAGCGCCCGCTCAACTCGCCGCCCGCGCTGCGGCGCCCCCACCCGCCGATCCTCGTCGGCGGGGGCGGGGAGAAGAAGACGCTGCGGTTCGTGGCGAAGTACGCCGACGCCTGCAACCTCTTCGACGGCGACGAGCTGCCCCGCAAGCTGGAGGTCCTGGGAGAGCACTGCGAGCGCGAGGGCCGCGACTACGCCGAGATCGAGAAGACCTCGCTGACCTTCTTCACCGGAACGCCCTCGGTCGGCGCCGCCGTCGACACCGTCGGCCGGCTCGCCGAGCGGGGCGTCGACCAGGTGATCTTCTCGCAGGGCACCGGCCAGGACCTGGCCGGTGTCCTCGCCGAGGCCCTGGCCCAGACCGAGAAGATCGTCCCGGCGGGGCGGTGA
- the sigJ gene encoding RNA polymerase sigma factor SigJ, which translates to MSRLDDEWAEHRSAVFGAAYRITGSVADAEDITQDVWLRASAREPLDDVRDLRAWLLTVAARRAYDLLGSARARRVDYVGPWLPEPLLTGPDAAEPVLMDETAGTAMLVVMEELSPPERVAFVLHQAFEVPYEQIAGVLGRSAAACRQLASRARRKIAMALPPRPAPAAERDRVLAAFRSAYERGDEAALLALLDPDAVYTADGGGRVFAARKVIAGAGRVATALLRVGARNRLRLEFAEINGRRELLVRRDGRTAAVDTVEVEGGRVTAVRRVLNPDKLTSLRGI; encoded by the coding sequence GTGAGCCGACTCGACGATGAATGGGCCGAGCACCGGTCCGCCGTGTTCGGCGCCGCGTACCGGATCACCGGGAGCGTCGCGGACGCCGAGGACATCACCCAGGACGTGTGGCTGCGCGCCTCCGCGAGGGAGCCGCTGGACGACGTCCGCGACCTGCGCGCCTGGCTGCTCACGGTGGCCGCGCGCCGCGCCTACGACCTGCTGGGCTCGGCCCGCGCGCGGCGCGTGGACTACGTGGGGCCGTGGCTGCCCGAGCCGCTGCTGACCGGGCCGGACGCCGCCGAGCCGGTGCTGATGGACGAGACGGCCGGGACCGCGATGCTCGTGGTCATGGAGGAGCTGTCGCCGCCGGAGCGCGTGGCGTTCGTCCTGCACCAGGCGTTCGAGGTGCCCTACGAGCAGATCGCCGGGGTGCTCGGCAGGTCGGCCGCCGCGTGCCGGCAGCTCGCGTCCCGCGCCCGCCGCAAGATCGCCATGGCGCTGCCGCCCCGCCCGGCCCCGGCGGCCGAGCGCGACCGGGTGCTCGCGGCCTTCCGGTCCGCCTACGAGCGCGGCGACGAGGCCGCGCTGCTCGCGCTGCTGGACCCGGACGCCGTCTACACCGCCGACGGCGGCGGGCGCGTCTTCGCCGCCCGGAAGGTCATCGCCGGGGCGGGACGGGTGGCGACCGCGCTGCTGCGCGTCGGCGCCCGCAACCGGCTGCGGCTGGAGTTCGCGGAGATCAACGGCCGCCGCGAGCTGCTGGTGCGGCGGGACGGGCGGACGGCCGCGGTCGACACCGTGGAGGTCGAGGGCGGCCGCGTCACCGCCGTCCGCCGGGTCCTCAACCCCGACAAGCTCACGTCCCTGCGCGGGATCTGA
- a CDS encoding MFS transporter yields MATEKITTLARARVAVTLAFAAHGLLGAAWVARIPQIKEHLGLSEGAMGVALLGAPVGVVAAVRFAGRIIGRWGSRATTIAAGAAGALALVPLGLSWNLGGLILSLLLMGASLGLMDVAMNAQGVAVERGYGRPLMSGLHGSYSIGTLLAALAGAAAAHAGVPVAPHLAVAAALLIALLAFGCRGLLDRSADELPAPAEDAPAPSRSPRRPLVLLGVIGLCSFVGEGAMADWSAIYLRENLGTGPGVAGLGYAGCAVAMTVGRLTGDQVVARFGPVPVLRGGSLVAALGLGLGLAAGDPTAAVAGFTLFGLGVAVVAPVTFSAAGNVPGVPPAAGISRVTGVGYLGLLGGPPVIGFVAQGVGLAWALAVPVALVGLIVLLAPAAATAER; encoded by the coding sequence GTGGCAACCGAGAAGATCACGACGCTGGCGCGGGCGCGCGTCGCGGTGACGCTGGCGTTCGCGGCGCACGGCCTGCTCGGCGCCGCCTGGGTCGCCCGCATCCCCCAGATCAAGGAGCACCTCGGGCTGAGCGAGGGCGCGATGGGCGTGGCGCTGCTCGGCGCGCCCGTCGGCGTGGTCGCGGCCGTCCGGTTCGCGGGGAGGATCATCGGCCGGTGGGGCAGCCGCGCGACGACGATCGCGGCGGGGGCCGCCGGCGCGCTGGCGCTCGTCCCGCTCGGACTGTCCTGGAACCTCGGCGGGCTGATCCTGTCGCTGCTGCTGATGGGCGCCTCGCTCGGGCTGATGGACGTGGCGATGAACGCGCAGGGCGTCGCGGTGGAGCGCGGCTACGGCCGTCCGCTGATGTCGGGGCTGCACGGCTCCTACAGCATCGGGACGCTGCTGGCCGCGCTGGCCGGCGCGGCGGCCGCGCACGCGGGCGTCCCCGTCGCGCCGCACCTGGCGGTCGCGGCGGCGCTGCTGATCGCCTTGCTGGCTTTCGGTTGCCGCGGCCTGCTGGACCGCTCCGCCGACGAACTCCCCGCGCCGGCCGAGGACGCCCCCGCCCCCTCGCGCTCCCCGCGCCGGCCGCTGGTGCTGCTCGGCGTCATCGGGCTGTGCTCGTTCGTGGGGGAGGGCGCCATGGCCGACTGGAGCGCCATCTACCTGCGGGAGAACCTCGGCACCGGGCCCGGCGTGGCCGGGCTCGGGTACGCCGGGTGCGCGGTGGCGATGACCGTGGGGAGGCTCACCGGCGACCAGGTCGTCGCGCGCTTCGGGCCCGTCCCGGTCCTGCGGGGCGGGTCGCTGGTCGCCGCGCTCGGCCTCGGCCTCGGGCTCGCGGCGGGCGACCCGACCGCGGCCGTGGCCGGGTTCACGCTGTTCGGCCTCGGCGTCGCGGTCGTGGCGCCCGTCACCTTCAGCGCGGCGGGCAACGTGCCCGGCGTGCCGCCCGCGGCCGGCATCTCCCGGGTGACCGGCGTCGGCTACCTCGGCCTGCTCGGCGGCCCGCCCGTCATCGGGTTCGTCGCGCAGGGCGTGGGCCTGGCGTGGGCGCTGGCCGTCCCGGTCGCGCTGGTCGGGCTGATCGTCCTGCTCGCCCCGGCGGCGGCGACGGCCGAGCGGTGA
- a CDS encoding MerR family transcriptional regulator, translating into MSSYSPAETAEKSGFSIDTLRYYEKIGLLSGIARNASGRRVFSDDDLQWLGMLRCLRGTGMPIAEMLRYSELARGGGETVQERLDLLQEHDRRVEEQIATLRAQQRQIKVKIGFYREASLTCEPAPASA; encoded by the coding sequence GTGAGCTCCTACTCTCCCGCCGAGACCGCCGAGAAGAGCGGTTTCAGCATCGACACGCTGCGTTACTACGAGAAGATCGGGCTGCTGTCCGGGATCGCGCGGAACGCGTCGGGGCGGCGCGTGTTCTCCGACGACGACCTGCAGTGGCTCGGGATGCTGCGCTGCCTGCGCGGCACCGGGATGCCGATTGCCGAGATGCTGCGCTACTCCGAGCTGGCCCGCGGCGGCGGCGAGACCGTCCAGGAGCGGCTCGACCTGCTCCAGGAGCACGACCGCCGGGTGGAGGAGCAGATCGCCACGCTGCGCGCGCAGCAGCGGCAGATCAAGGTGAAGATCGGTTTCTACCGGGAGGCGTCGTTGACCTGCGAGCCCGCCCCCGCCTCCGCCTGA
- a CDS encoding GtrA family protein, with translation MQRSRPAETVASAPALRTFLGELLSFGFVGCLGTLIMIFGANLMRAWLGGSPVTSVVVPTVASTLSSYLLNRFWTFRHRDSDGSGREVAIFFALNGVGLLIQVLCTGFTYYTLGLHGGIAYNLGLLAGVGLGAAFRYWSYKKWVFTPAAA, from the coding sequence ATGCAGCGGTCGAGACCGGCCGAAACGGTCGCGTCCGCCCCGGCGCTGCGGACATTCCTTGGCGAACTGCTCAGTTTCGGTTTCGTGGGGTGCCTCGGCACGCTGATCATGATCTTCGGCGCCAACCTGATGCGCGCCTGGCTCGGCGGCAGCCCGGTCACGAGCGTCGTCGTGCCGACCGTGGCGTCCACCCTGTCGTCCTACCTGCTCAACCGGTTCTGGACGTTCCGGCACCGCGACAGCGACGGCTCCGGCCGGGAGGTCGCGATCTTCTTCGCGCTGAACGGCGTGGGGCTGCTGATCCAGGTGCTGTGCACCGGCTTCACCTACTACACCCTCGGCCTGCACGGCGGGATCGCCTACAACCTGGGGCTCCTCGCGGGCGTCGGCCTCGGGGCGGCGTTCCGCTACTGGTCGTACAAGAAGTGGGTGTTCACCCCCGCCGCGGCATGA
- a CDS encoding PLP-dependent aminotransferase family protein translates to MDLHVSLVGRRDLAGQIYGQLRAAILDGRLRAGEALPPTRELARRLAISRNTVGVAYDRLAAEGFLTSRVGAGTFVRETGSAARGAPSPSASPLRPRAVWREVSVWPAPMPGIRWDFRAGLPDVRLFPYEAWRRITSGLLRPSGLADPASAADPAGLPALREAVARHVGVSRSVRASAADVVVTSGVQQALDLIVRVLLEPGDVVAVEDPGYPPVRMLLAAAGMRVRGVPVDAEGLRVDALPAEARAVYVTPSHQFPLGMPMSLPRRRALLDWARRRDVVIVEDDYDTEYRYGGRPVEPLQSLDEDGRVLYTGTFSKIMRPVLRLGFLVAPPALHHAFRMARYVSSWHAELPAQAALARFIDEGLLARHIRRSRREYRARHERVAERVAGLPGDRLDLVPSEAGLHLSAVFRDGADDAAVAAKALAAGVGLFALSEFAVTGPPGAGLVLGYGAVTPPEIDEGMRRLAGVLRG, encoded by the coding sequence GTGGACCTCCACGTGAGCCTGGTGGGGCGCCGCGACCTCGCCGGGCAGATCTACGGCCAGCTGCGCGCCGCGATCCTGGACGGCCGGCTGCGCGCGGGCGAGGCGCTCCCGCCGACGCGCGAGCTGGCGCGGCGCCTGGCGATCTCGCGCAACACGGTCGGCGTCGCCTACGACCGGCTGGCGGCCGAGGGGTTCCTGACGAGCCGGGTGGGCGCGGGGACGTTCGTCCGGGAGACCGGGTCCGCCGCGCGCGGCGCGCCCTCGCCCTCGGCCTCGCCGCTGCGGCCGCGCGCCGTGTGGCGGGAGGTGTCGGTCTGGCCGGCGCCGATGCCCGGGATCCGGTGGGACTTCCGCGCCGGACTGCCCGACGTGCGGCTGTTCCCTTACGAGGCCTGGCGGCGGATCACGTCGGGCCTGCTGCGGCCGTCGGGGCTGGCCGACCCCGCCTCGGCGGCGGACCCTGCCGGGCTGCCCGCCCTGCGCGAGGCCGTCGCCCGGCACGTGGGCGTCTCGCGGTCGGTGCGGGCGAGCGCGGCCGACGTCGTCGTCACCTCCGGCGTCCAGCAGGCCCTCGACCTGATCGTCCGGGTCCTCCTGGAACCGGGCGACGTGGTGGCCGTGGAGGACCCCGGATACCCGCCCGTGCGGATGCTCCTCGCCGCCGCCGGGATGCGGGTGCGCGGCGTGCCGGTCGACGCCGAGGGGCTCCGGGTGGACGCGCTGCCCGCCGAGGCGCGGGCCGTCTACGTCACGCCCTCGCACCAGTTCCCGCTGGGCATGCCGATGTCGCTGCCGCGCCGCAGGGCGCTGCTCGACTGGGCGCGGCGCCGGGACGTGGTGATCGTCGAGGACGACTACGACACCGAGTACCGCTACGGCGGGCGGCCCGTCGAGCCGCTGCAGAGCCTCGACGAGGACGGCCGCGTCCTGTACACCGGCACCTTCTCCAAGATCATGCGGCCGGTGCTGCGGCTGGGGTTCCTGGTGGCGCCCCCGGCGCTGCACCACGCGTTCCGCATGGCGCGCTACGTCTCGTCGTGGCACGCCGAGCTGCCCGCGCAGGCCGCGCTCGCCCGGTTCATCGACGAGGGGCTGCTCGCCCGGCACATCCGCAGGTCCCGCCGCGAGTACCGGGCGCGGCACGAGCGCGTCGCCGAGCGGGTCGCCGGGCTGCCGGGGGACCGGCTCGACCTCGTCCCGTCCGAGGCGGGGCTGCATCTGAGCGCGGTGTTCCGGGACGGCGCGGACGACGCGGCCGTCGCCGCGAAGGCGCTCGCCGCGGGCGTCGGGCTGTTCGCGCTGTCGGAGTTCGCCGTGACGGGGCCGCCCGGCGCGGGCCTGGTCCTCGGGTACGGCGCCGTGACGCCGCCCGAGATCGACGAGGGGATGCGCCGGCTGGCGGGGGTCCTTCGCGGCTAG
- a CDS encoding TIGR03086 family metal-binding protein produces the protein MDLLNELLTTDFRPLDRKAADLYLSVVAQVKPDALRLPTPCPDWTLHGLLRHQVSQDEGFAAAARGEGARLSAWRGGDLGDDPLAAARASADLVTEAFAAVALDAGFALPEVRDGGAFPAALAISFHFVDLVVHAWDVAASIGAAWEPAGELVEASLKVAAIVPEEGRGPGDSFASSVPSPAGAEPRDRLLTLLGRDPSWRS, from the coding sequence ATGGACCTGCTCAACGAACTGCTCACCACCGATTTCCGGCCACTCGACCGGAAAGCGGCCGATCTCTATCTGTCCGTCGTCGCGCAGGTGAAGCCGGACGCGCTGCGCCTGCCGACGCCGTGCCCCGACTGGACCCTGCACGGCCTGCTGCGCCACCAGGTGAGCCAGGACGAGGGCTTCGCGGCCGCCGCCCGGGGCGAGGGCGCGCGGCTGTCCGCCTGGCGGGGCGGCGACCTCGGCGACGACCCCCTCGCCGCGGCGCGGGCCTCCGCCGACCTCGTGACGGAGGCCTTCGCAGCGGTGGCCCTGGACGCCGGGTTCGCCCTCCCCGAGGTCCGCGACGGCGGCGCCTTCCCGGCCGCGCTTGCGATCAGCTTCCACTTCGTCGACCTCGTCGTGCACGCCTGGGACGTCGCCGCCTCGATCGGCGCCGCCTGGGAGCCCGCCGGCGAACTCGTGGAGGCGTCCCTGAAGGTCGCCGCCATAGTCCCCGAGGAGGGCCGGGGCCCCGGCGACTCGTTCGCCTCGTCCGTCCCCTCCCCGGCCGGCGCGGAGCCGCGGGACCGCCTGCTCACCCTCCTCGGCCGGGACCCCTCATGGCGCTCCTGA